One Kitasatospora sp. MAP12-44 DNA segment encodes these proteins:
- a CDS encoding GNAT family N-acetyltransferase has protein sequence MSVTVKDNPSANRFEAEVDGRPAGFAQYIRGDQLVIYPHTVVDPVFEGRGIGGALARTALDDARARSLAVLATCPFIHAWMQRHPEYQDLAYRNQSQVHD, from the coding sequence ATGAGTGTGACCGTGAAGGACAACCCGTCGGCGAACCGCTTCGAGGCGGAGGTCGACGGTCGGCCGGCCGGCTTCGCCCAGTACATCCGCGGCGACCAGCTGGTCATCTACCCGCACACCGTGGTCGACCCGGTCTTCGAGGGCCGGGGCATCGGTGGCGCGCTGGCCCGGACGGCACTGGACGACGCGCGGGCGCGCTCGCTGGCGGTGCTGGCGACCTGCCCGTTCATCCACGCCTGGATGCAGCGCCACCCGGAGTACCAGGACCTCGCCTACCGGAACCAGAGTCAGGTCCACGACTGA
- a CDS encoding M20 family metallopeptidase — protein sequence MSPNPASTADRSTEPGAPSPTPGSGSGEPAAAPAGGGEDPAPRAEALPGLPRTIAARARTLSTAVASRCADLARLESPSGDAERLNALAEELAAGYRATGAQVSRERGPAGDHLLLNWAGQDESLPHLLFVGHHDTVWPAGTLADWPVTEHDGVLSGPGVLDMKAGLALLEGAFALLADLGLRPHRSVRVVVTADEEIGSPDGRRVVERQLPGAAAVLGLEPPHEDGRLKTARRGSTRVKLTVTGHEAHAGNHPEDGTSAVDELVDQLVAVRGLACQPGTELNTGRIRGGTRANVVAGQAEAELGLRFSTPEAQASTLDNLAHLTALRPGALVRTEVLSSRPAWPEREGNQLLRHVRSLAAALGQQLDGAPAGGAGDTNLAGARGLPTLDGLGAVGAGPHARDEHIELDQLGPRIALLAGLLAVPLPRLGSRL from the coding sequence GTGAGCCCGAACCCCGCGAGTACCGCGGACCGGTCCACCGAGCCGGGCGCGCCGTCGCCGACGCCGGGGTCCGGCTCCGGCGAGCCCGCCGCCGCGCCCGCCGGAGGCGGTGAGGACCCGGCCCCCAGGGCCGAGGCGCTGCCAGGCCTGCCCCGCACCATCGCCGCCCGCGCCCGCACCCTCTCCACCGCGGTGGCAAGCCGCTGCGCCGACCTGGCCCGCCTGGAGTCGCCGAGCGGCGACGCCGAGCGCTTGAACGCGCTGGCCGAGGAGCTGGCGGCCGGCTACCGGGCCACCGGGGCCCAGGTGAGCCGCGAGCGCGGCCCGGCCGGCGACCACCTGCTGCTCAACTGGGCCGGCCAGGACGAGAGCCTCCCGCACCTGCTCTTCGTCGGCCACCACGACACCGTCTGGCCGGCCGGCACCCTCGCCGACTGGCCGGTGACCGAGCACGACGGCGTGCTCAGCGGTCCTGGCGTGCTGGACATGAAGGCGGGCCTCGCCCTCCTCGAAGGCGCCTTCGCGCTCCTCGCCGACCTCGGCCTGCGACCGCACCGCTCGGTGCGCGTGGTGGTGACCGCGGACGAGGAGATCGGCAGCCCGGACGGCCGCCGTGTGGTGGAGCGCCAGCTCCCCGGCGCCGCCGCCGTCCTGGGCCTGGAACCGCCGCACGAGGACGGCCGGCTGAAGACCGCCCGCCGTGGCAGCACCCGGGTCAAGCTCACCGTCACCGGCCACGAGGCGCACGCCGGTAACCACCCGGAGGACGGCACCTCGGCGGTCGACGAGCTGGTGGACCAGCTGGTCGCCGTCCGCGGGCTGGCCTGCCAGCCGGGCACCGAGCTCAACACCGGCCGGATCCGCGGCGGCACCAGAGCCAACGTGGTGGCCGGCCAGGCGGAGGCCGAGCTCGGCCTGCGCTTCTCGACGCCGGAGGCCCAGGCCAGCACCCTGGACAACCTGGCCCACCTGACCGCGCTGCGGCCGGGCGCGCTGGTGCGTACCGAGGTGCTCTCCTCCCGTCCGGCCTGGCCCGAGCGGGAGGGCAACCAGCTGCTGCGGCACGTCCGCTCGCTGGCCGCCGCGCTCGGCCAGCAGCTGGACGGCGCTCCGGCCGGCGGCGCGGGGGACACCAACCTGGCGGGCGCCCGCGGCCTGCCGACGCTGGACGGCCTCGGCGCGGTCGGCGCGGGCCCGCACGCCCGCGACGAGCACATCGAACTGGACCAGCTGGGCCCGCGCATCGCCCTGCTGGCCGGTCTGCTGGCCGTGCCGCTGCCACGCCTGGGCAGCCGCCTCTGA
- the paaA gene encoding 1,2-phenylacetyl-CoA epoxidase subunit PaaA — protein sequence MVAAQSEAEHEQSALQERFDAVIAAEQRIEPRDWMPDAYRATLIRQIAQHAHSEIIGMQPEGNWLTRAPSLRRKAILLSKAQDEAGHGLYLYAAAETLGVDRAELTEKLISGRQKYSSIFNYPTLTYADVGVIGWLVDGAAICNQVPLCRCSYGPYARAMVRVCKEESFHQRQGYELLMTLMRGTEGQRRMAQDAVDRWWWPSLMMFGPPDGDSPNTEQSMAWRIKRHTNDELRQRFVDMTVPQAEHLGITLPDPELRWNEERGSWDFGVPDWAELQQVIKGNGPCNAQRVDRRRAAHEDGAWVREAAVAYAAKQQAKRKEREESNV from the coding sequence ATGGTGGCAGCGCAGTCGGAAGCCGAGCACGAGCAGTCGGCCCTGCAGGAGCGGTTCGATGCGGTGATCGCCGCCGAGCAGCGGATCGAGCCGCGGGACTGGATGCCGGACGCCTACCGGGCCACGCTGATCCGGCAGATCGCCCAGCACGCGCACTCGGAGATCATCGGCATGCAGCCGGAGGGGAACTGGCTCACCCGGGCCCCCTCGCTGCGCCGCAAGGCGATCCTGCTCTCCAAGGCCCAGGACGAGGCGGGCCACGGGCTCTACCTTTACGCGGCCGCCGAGACCCTGGGCGTGGACCGCGCCGAGCTGACCGAGAAGCTGATCAGCGGGCGGCAGAAGTACTCCTCGATCTTCAACTACCCGACGCTGACCTACGCCGACGTCGGTGTGATCGGCTGGCTGGTGGACGGCGCGGCGATCTGCAACCAGGTCCCGCTCTGCCGCTGCTCCTACGGGCCGTACGCGCGGGCGATGGTGCGGGTCTGCAAAGAGGAGTCGTTCCACCAGCGGCAGGGCTACGAGCTGCTGATGACGCTGATGCGCGGCACCGAGGGCCAGCGCCGGATGGCGCAGGACGCGGTCGACCGCTGGTGGTGGCCGTCGCTGATGATGTTCGGCCCGCCGGACGGCGACTCGCCGAACACCGAGCAGTCGATGGCCTGGCGGATCAAGCGGCACACCAATGACGAGCTGCGCCAGCGCTTCGTCGACATGACCGTCCCGCAGGCCGAGCACCTGGGCATCACCCTCCCCGACCCCGAGCTGCGCTGGAACGAGGAGCGCGGCAGCTGGGACTTCGGCGTGCCGGACTGGGCGGAGCTGCAGCAGGTGATCAAGGGCAACGGCCCGTGCAACGCCCAGCGGGTCGACCGCCGCCGGGCCGCGCACGAGGACGGCGCCTGGGTGCGGGAAGCCGCCGTGGCGTACGCGGCGAAGCAGCAGGCGAAGCGGAAAGAGCGCGAGGAGAGCAATGTCTGA
- the paaB gene encoding 1,2-phenylacetyl-CoA epoxidase subunit PaaB: protein MSESNWPLYEVFVRPRRGLNHVHVGSLHAADDRMALLAARDLYTRRNEGVSLWVVRSSAITASSPDEKDAFFEPSGDKVYRHPTFYDIPEDVPHI from the coding sequence ATGTCTGAGTCCAACTGGCCGCTCTACGAGGTCTTCGTGCGCCCCCGGCGCGGCCTGAACCATGTGCACGTCGGTTCGCTGCACGCCGCCGACGACCGGATGGCGCTGCTCGCCGCCCGCGACCTCTACACCCGGCGCAACGAGGGCGTCAGCCTGTGGGTGGTCCGCTCCAGCGCCATCACGGCCTCCTCGCCCGACGAGAAGGACGCGTTCTTCGAGCCGTCCGGCGACAAGGTCTACCGCCACCCGACCTTCTACGACATCCCCGAGGATGTCCCGCACATCTGA
- the paaC gene encoding 1,2-phenylacetyl-CoA epoxidase subunit PaaC, whose protein sequence is MTDDHVYLTLAESDHEAEARWAYGTGFADPLLGVDTTVPPDVDGADLSLYCQLLGDDALILAQRLTEWCTRAPELEEEVALANLGLDLLGQARLLLTRAGQADGSGHTEDDFAYWRSEHEFRNVRLVEAENGDFAFSVARLLVFATARRALYELLADASDPVLAAVAVRGAKELAYHQEYAASWTLRLGDGTAYSGERMQAGLDAVWPLLDELFTAHPVEQRLGFDPAVLREPVLRSLTEVITGAGLTVPGALPLARIGGRAGRDGVHTEALGPLLAEFQSVAREHPGATW, encoded by the coding sequence ATGACGGACGATCACGTCTACCTGACACTCGCCGAGTCGGACCACGAGGCCGAGGCCCGCTGGGCCTACGGCACGGGATTCGCCGATCCGCTGCTGGGCGTCGACACCACCGTGCCGCCGGACGTCGACGGGGCCGACCTCTCGCTCTACTGCCAGCTGCTCGGCGACGACGCGCTGATCCTGGCGCAGCGGCTGACCGAGTGGTGCACCCGGGCGCCCGAGCTGGAGGAGGAGGTCGCCCTCGCCAACCTCGGCCTCGACCTGCTCGGCCAGGCAAGGCTGCTGCTCACCCGGGCCGGCCAGGCCGACGGCAGCGGGCACACCGAGGACGACTTCGCCTACTGGCGCAGCGAGCACGAGTTCCGCAACGTGCGGCTGGTCGAGGCCGAGAACGGCGACTTCGCCTTCTCGGTGGCCCGGCTGCTGGTCTTCGCCACCGCCCGCCGGGCGCTCTACGAGCTGCTCGCCGACGCGAGCGACCCGGTGCTCGCCGCGGTCGCCGTCCGCGGCGCCAAGGAGCTGGCCTACCACCAGGAGTACGCGGCCTCCTGGACGCTGCGTCTCGGCGACGGCACCGCCTACTCGGGCGAGCGGATGCAGGCCGGGCTCGACGCGGTCTGGCCGCTGCTGGACGAGCTGTTCACCGCGCACCCGGTGGAGCAGCGGCTCGGCTTCGACCCCGCCGTGCTGCGCGAACCGGTGCTCCGCTCGCTCACCGAGGTGATCACCGGCGCCGGCCTGACGGTGCCCGGCGCCCTGCCGCTGGCCCGGATCGGCGGCCGGGCCGGTCGCGACGGCGTGCACACCGAGGCACTCGGCCCGCTGCTGGCCGAGTTCCAGTCGGTGGCCCGCGAGCACCCGGGGGCGACATGGTGA
- the paaD gene encoding 1,2-phenylacetyl-CoA epoxidase subunit PaaD: MVTTLLPAAEVAATVPDPELPMLTLADLGVLAGVEQQGEAVTVWLTPTYSGCPAVAEMAADVDGRLRAAGYTDVRVRLRLDPPWSTDLITAEGRRKLAEAGIAPPGPTAAAPSGLLRLGPTRLSVDCPQCGSADTEELSRFGSTACKALWRCRACREPFERMKEI; this comes from the coding sequence ATGGTGACCACCCTGCTCCCGGCGGCGGAGGTCGCGGCGACCGTCCCCGACCCCGAGCTGCCGATGCTGACGCTGGCCGACCTGGGCGTGCTGGCCGGCGTGGAGCAGCAGGGCGAGGCCGTGACGGTCTGGCTGACCCCGACCTACTCGGGCTGCCCGGCCGTCGCCGAGATGGCCGCGGACGTGGACGGCCGGCTGCGCGCGGCGGGCTACACCGACGTCCGGGTGCGGCTGCGCCTGGACCCGCCGTGGAGCACCGACCTGATCACCGCCGAGGGCCGCCGCAAGCTCGCCGAGGCCGGCATCGCGCCGCCGGGCCCGACCGCGGCGGCGCCGTCCGGGCTGTTGCGCCTGGGGCCCACCCGGCTCTCCGTCGACTGCCCGCAGTGCGGTTCGGCCGACACCGAGGAGCTGTCCCGCTTCGGCTCCACCGCCTGCAAGGCGCTCTGGCGCTGCCGCGCCTGCCGCGAGCCGTTCGAACGTATGAAGGAGATCTGA
- the paaE gene encoding 1,2-phenylacetyl-CoA epoxidase subunit PaaE: MAPRRPQFQPLRISAVDRLCEDAVALTFEVPAELAEDFTFRAGQTLTLRLLTEQADERRSYSICSPVGGPLRIAVREVPGGLFSEQLVRRAAVGDTVEVLAPSGTFTADLSVPAEHVLIAAGSGITPMLSIAGSVLAAHPDARVTLLYGNRRSDTVMFADELADLKDRYLTRFELVHVLSREARDAELLSGRLDAERVGALLKALVEVESVGHWWLCGPYGMVAGARELLTELGVPGAAVHQELFHAEDEPITERPEEQAPDGELSAVTLVLDGRRSELRLPRDRSVLDGAQHARPDLPFACKGGVCGTCRALVTEGEVTMRRNFALEEKELAAGYVLTCQARPVTDRVTVDYDR; this comes from the coding sequence ATGGCGCCCCGCCGACCGCAGTTCCAGCCCCTGCGGATCTCCGCCGTCGACCGCCTGTGCGAGGACGCGGTCGCCCTCACCTTCGAGGTGCCCGCCGAGCTGGCCGAGGACTTCACCTTCCGGGCCGGCCAGACGCTGACCCTGCGTCTGCTCACCGAGCAGGCCGACGAGCGTCGCTCGTACTCGATCTGCTCACCGGTCGGCGGGCCGCTGCGGATCGCGGTGCGCGAGGTGCCGGGCGGGCTCTTCTCCGAGCAGCTGGTGCGCCGGGCCGCGGTCGGCGACACCGTCGAGGTGCTGGCACCCAGCGGCACGTTCACCGCCGACCTGAGCGTCCCGGCCGAGCACGTGCTGATCGCCGCCGGCTCCGGGATCACCCCGATGCTCTCGATCGCCGGCTCGGTGCTGGCCGCCCACCCCGACGCGCGGGTCACGCTGCTCTACGGCAACCGGCGCAGCGACACCGTGATGTTCGCCGACGAGTTGGCCGACCTCAAGGACCGCTACCTGACCCGCTTCGAGCTGGTCCATGTGCTCTCCCGGGAGGCCCGCGACGCCGAGCTGCTCAGCGGCCGGTTGGACGCGGAGCGGGTCGGCGCGCTGCTCAAGGCGCTGGTGGAGGTCGAGTCGGTCGGCCACTGGTGGCTCTGCGGCCCGTATGGCATGGTGGCCGGCGCCCGCGAGCTGCTCACCGAGCTGGGGGTCCCGGGCGCGGCGGTGCACCAGGAGCTCTTCCACGCCGAGGACGAGCCGATCACCGAGAGGCCCGAGGAACAGGCGCCCGACGGCGAGCTCAGCGCGGTCACCCTGGTGCTGGACGGGCGGCGCAGCGAGCTGCGGCTGCCGCGCGACCGCAGCGTGCTGGACGGCGCCCAGCACGCCCGCCCCGACCTGCCGTTCGCCTGCAAGGGCGGCGTCTGCGGCACCTGCCGGGCGCTGGTGACCGAGGGCGAGGTGACGATGCGCCGCAACTTCGCCCTGGAGGAGAAGGAGCTGGCGGCCGGCTACGTGCTGACCTGTCAGGCCCGGCCGGTCACCGACCGGGTGACGGTCGACTACGACCGCTGA
- a CDS encoding YbjQ family protein produces MSNLDEYGGGQAPNADILVVTTQDIAGHRVDRVIGEVFGLTVRSRHLGTQIGASLKSMMGGELKGLTKTLVESRNQAMERLVEQTRARGGNAVLMMRFDVTEAADLGTEICAYGTAVVISPIA; encoded by the coding sequence ATGAGCAACCTTGACGAGTACGGCGGCGGGCAGGCCCCGAACGCGGACATCCTCGTGGTGACCACCCAGGACATCGCCGGTCACCGGGTGGATCGGGTGATCGGCGAGGTCTTCGGCCTGACGGTGCGCAGCCGGCACCTCGGGACGCAGATCGGCGCCTCGCTGAAGTCAATGATGGGCGGTGAGTTGAAGGGCCTCACCAAGACCCTGGTGGAGAGCCGCAACCAGGCGATGGAGCGGCTGGTCGAGCAGACCAGGGCGCGCGGCGGCAACGCGGTGCTGATGATGCGCTTCGACGTCACGGAGGCTGCCGACCTCGGGACCGAGATCTGCGCCTACGGCACGGCGGTGGTGATCAGCCCGATCGCCTGA